From Bacteroidales bacterium, one genomic window encodes:
- a CDS encoding helix-turn-helix domain-containing protein, with product MHIGLKIKELAESKKVSAKELGDKIGRTRQAVYDIYSGKVSVNIDLLEKIAKALDINIVLFLKEHSQWQALRKEMLNDALNEIIPIIISKNYISILEIRQLIMDIHVNATKGKGLVNLNLVKQQNNSSFILEQSYEELKNSLKEKDLKRFTQNIFNKYFTDLKQVVDSSDYKKIIAEYFNKKPISKNA from the coding sequence ATGCACATTGGTTTAAAAATCAAAGAATTAGCTGAAAGCAAAAAAGTATCTGCAAAAGAGCTTGGGGATAAAATCGGAAGAACTCGCCAAGCTGTTTATGATATTTATAGCGGAAAAGTTTCTGTAAATATTGATTTACTTGAGAAGATTGCAAAAGCACTTGATATAAATATTGTATTATTTCTTAAAGAACATAGCCAATGGCAAGCATTAAGAAAAGAAATGCTTAATGATGCGTTAAATGAAATTATTCCAATTATAATATCGAAAAATTACATTTCTATTTTGGAAATACGCCAATTGATTATGGATATTCATGTAAATGCAACTAAAGGTAAAGGATTGGTAAATCTTAATCTTGTTAAGCAACAAAATAATTCATCATTTATATTAGAGCAAAGTTACGAAGAACTTAAAAATAGTTTAAAAGAGAAAGATTTAAAACGATTTACTCAGAATATCTTTAATAAATATTTTACAGATTTAAAGCAAGTAGTTGATTCATCTGATTACAAAAAGATAATTGCTGAATACTTTAATAAGAAACCAATCTCTAAAAATGCTTAA